A single genomic interval of Romboutsia ilealis harbors:
- a CDS encoding patatin-like phospholipase family protein, translating to MNIGLCLCGGGAKGAYQAGVIKALYDRGINKFNAISGTSIGAVNGYFIFTNNVEKLEEMWTDIDAHIEHSIKIVDKTVDNSSIIEVLSNIDYKSTANPDFYVNYINIENKLPKEKIVNISELNKEEGLKSIKYSSLLPFNPQGTMGLHNQFMKDLSEGLYNGYNLDGGLVNNTLLNPLLNQKLDKIIVISMKHDYTLPDEIKNICNEDNIIIVRPKTVFDKDDTLRFEKEFCKQIYYEGYEIGKNLNISM from the coding sequence TTGAATATAGGATTATGTCTTTGTGGTGGTGGAGCCAAAGGAGCTTATCAAGCAGGGGTTATAAAGGCTTTATATGATAGAGGTATAAATAAATTTAATGCTATATCAGGAACTTCGATAGGTGCAGTAAATGGATATTTTATATTCACAAATAATGTTGAAAAGTTAGAAGAAATGTGGACAGATATTGATGCTCATATTGAACATTCTATAAAAATCGTGGATAAAACTGTGGATAATTCGTCTATAATCGAAGTTTTATCTAATATTGATTATAAAAGTACAGCAAATCCTGACTTTTATGTAAACTATATAAATATAGAAAACAAATTACCAAAAGAGAAAATAGTAAATATATCAGAATTAAATAAAGAAGAAGGTTTAAAAAGTATAAAATATAGTTCACTACTTCCATTTAATCCACAAGGTACAATGGGATTACATAATCAATTTATGAAGGATTTAAGTGAAGGTTTATATAATGGATATAATCTTGATGGAGGATTAGTTAATAATACTTTATTAAATCCACTATTAAACCAAAAATTAGATAAAATTATAGTTATATCAATGAAACATGATTATACATTGCCAGATGAAATTAAAAATATTTGCAATGAAGATAATATAATAATTGTTAGACCTAAAACTGTATTTGATAAAGATGATACTTTAAGATTTGAAAAAGAATTTTGTAAGCAAATATACTACGAAGGATATGAGATAGGTAAAAATCTGAACATTTCTATGTAA
- a CDS encoding peptidylprolyl isomerase encodes MEKKNPIVTIEMENGKKIVAELYPHIAPNTVKNFVTLVNQGFYNGVGFHRVIEGFMIQGGCPNGNGMGGPGYSIKGEFRGNGFTNNLKHEAGVLSMARTMAPNSAGSQFFIMHKNSPHLDGQYAAFGRVIEGMDVVNEIATTATDRADKPKTPQVMKNVTVETFGEDYSDVEKM; translated from the coding sequence ATGGAAAAGAAAAATCCTATAGTAACGATAGAAATGGAAAATGGAAAGAAAATAGTAGCAGAGTTATATCCACATATAGCTCCTAATACTGTTAAAAACTTCGTAACATTAGTAAATCAAGGATTCTACAATGGAGTAGGGTTCCACAGAGTAATAGAAGGATTTATGATACAAGGTGGATGTCCTAATGGAAATGGAATGGGAGGACCAGGATATTCTATAAAAGGTGAATTCAGAGGCAATGGGTTTACTAATAATTTAAAGCATGAAGCTGGAGTATTATCTATGGCTAGAACTATGGCTCCTAACTCAGCAGGTTCTCAATTCTTTATAATGCACAAAAACTCTCCACACTTAGACGGTCAATATGCTGCATTTGGTAGAGTAATAGAAGGTATGGATGTAGTTAATGAAATAGCTACAACTGCTACTGATAGAGCAGACAAGCCAAAGACTCCACAAGTTATGAAAAATGTAACTGTTGAGACTTTTGGTGAAGATTATTCAGATGTAGAAAAAATGTAA
- a CDS encoding AAA family ATPase: MATKRIAVLGGPRCGKTTLIQHLYVEMKIAGLNAGYALEYSTEYLKDKGMIETISEQYGIYLGQKKLEDELSVFDYALTDYATFVPYIYGRFMLGNKERTKKEIQILKDLYCLAIEDIQNYDMIIYVPREFGYIQDGVRWQDEDIALQIDDAILSFLKAENVNYIEVKGSTKERASQILDLLGVDYQETIQLNDDEK; encoded by the coding sequence ATGGCAACTAAGAGAATAGCAGTTTTAGGTGGACCAAGATGTGGTAAGACTACATTAATACAGCATTTATATGTTGAGATGAAAATAGCTGGATTAAATGCAGGTTATGCCCTAGAGTATTCAACGGAATACTTAAAAGATAAAGGTATGATAGAAACTATATCTGAACAATATGGAATCTACTTAGGCCAAAAGAAATTAGAGGATGAGCTATCAGTATTTGATTATGCTCTTACTGATTACGCAACATTTGTACCTTACATATACGGAAGATTCATGTTAGGAAACAAAGAAAGAACAAAAAAGGAAATACAAATATTAAAAGATTTATACTGCCTAGCTATAGAAGATATACAAAACTATGATATGATAATTTATGTTCCTAGAGAATTTGGATATATACAAGATGGAGTTAGATGGCAAGATGAAGATATAGCACTTCAAATAGATGATGCTATATTAAGCTTCTTAAAGGCAGAAAATGTTAACTATATAGAAGTAAAAGGATCAACAAAGGAAAGAGCTAGCCAAATACTAGACTTATTAGGTGTTGATTATCAAGAAACTATACAATTAAATGATGACGAAAAATAA